tattcatgaattatctttgaaaaatgcctggttaccccaaattttctttttggatttcaataggacttgttaagatctacatttcctgcataatcacacaccggggaaaaaatatctttaattagtaggcaccgtccttaagggcAAAAGCAATTTCAAGTTCATTTGGAGAACCTCATCACTTCAACAACAAGATCAGTAGTTTCTGGTCACCACTCAACCCAAATTGATAAATGTAAAAATCAATAACCTTGGTCTCTAATAACTCTGCAgtcaaaaaaagaacaaaccaTTTTCAAACTGAACTCAATGAATGCAGAGAAGCTATGACAACCTTCATTAGAGTTCCTTTTCCGGGCAAAAGGAAGAGCAATATTGCTGCTCTTTAAACTTAATCCTACAATAGCTGACCAGGTGAGAAACTTTGTTCATTAAGGCGGTAACTTACACATTTCATCAGTTATTGTGACTTAGTAAAAGGATAAGAAAATTCTGCCCTTTCCagcaaaccaatcagattacTAAATTCCCAGAATATCACCCACTTATgatcaaagaaataattaaatttaataCTATGTTAAAGACACAAATTTGATTAGTACTTATTATGAACACATTAAGTGGATCTAATTGCAAACCAGTCAAGCTAAAATTAATAACACTCACAATTGCCAAAACTGTTGGACATATTGAATAACATAACATTTTTCTGTACCAGAATGACATAAATTTCAATACAGTGATACCTGCAAAAACTAATGAATACATAAAACAGTACTAACTGCAATCCCCACCAACTCAACCATGTGCAAACTGCTTAACAAGAGCAAATGCACGATTCAGCATAAGACTAAAACATTAGCAAATACATTAAGCaatataaaaattattcatAATAAAATACGAGGACACAAATTATCGCCACCTACCACTCCAACTGCTGAGGGAATGATTGCATTCACAGTTGCCACCACACATCCAACGCATGCACCTTTCCCAAGATGCATATCAGGCATGGCTGCCACATGTGAATGTATGATTGGCAACTTTGCCAAGGAAAGAAGCTGATCTGTTGCATCTTTTTCAACTGGAACTCCTTTAACCCATGCTTTTACAGGGGCACCGTTCTGAAAAGACAGAAAGAAAAGGTTGTAAGATTCATTTTCTGCTACAAACAATCTAAAAAGTCATGCCTTGGAAAATACTTAAAGGCAGGCTTTTTATGTTTCCAGCACTTGCCTTCCTTTTGTACCAACCAAGTGCCATAATAATTCCTTCATTAACTTCAACAAATATCTTTTTCTATTCAAGCTTAGGAATGTCAATGTTACCTGATTTACCAAACAGAATGATTTACTGAGTGCTCAAGAATAGTAatcattattgttaatttacaatttattGTGGAAATTATTTGTTCCACTAGGATAGCCCACCCACCATCATACCTTGCTCCCTTCATTTTCATGGGTTGATTTAAGAAAATGTGGGAGGGTGGGTGTTTTGGCTGGTATGTGAGTAACATCTATTAGTGAAGGAAGATACTGTTAAAATGTGGAGATCGTATCCTTATCAGCCTTGAAAAGGTGCTTACTGTCGCTACAAAGTTATTGAAGAAAAATTAAGCGAACAATAGCGCCTTTTCATGAAATCACCTTTCAGCTCATACATGACAGCGAAGCCCTCGACCAGACGTGTTTAGAAATACCATGGAATGCTTACATTTTTTCCATCACCAAGCAGAATGTAAGAAGAAATGCTCTTTACAATTCCCTCTCGTTTAGACAAAGGAACCACACGCTCAAATCTTCGTTCAAAGGAAAGTAGAAGGCCTCGGACACTCCATCGAAACATGCTTCCCAATAACATTACGTCCCAGTCCTTCTTCTCGCTTTATATTATTTTGAGCAGCTAGAGGGAGGATGGGTCCAAGTAATTATTGGATGTTCCCGTGGAGActgttgaagattttttttGGACCTTGTTAGGAATTCAAATCAATTGTAGAAATTAGAGAAAAATAACAATCGTTCCActtgtataatttttttattttgacaataTTGGCAGCCACAGGGAAATGCAGTTCTAAAACTGTCAGAACTTACGTGCATGTAAGAGGAGAGTTCACGGTATTCAAGAAACTTCTTCACATAAATATAGTGGGAATTTATTGTCAACACTTAAATATGTCCTTGGGCAAGAGAGATCGTCTCAGATGTTGAGAAATCACTGTGTATGTCATGCACATAAGCCATTCCATTTTGTTAATGTTAATCGTGCTTAtctattccaaattgcactcaaaatcatgtgattacctatacaagtTACCACTGCACATAGATAGCAAAGCTGATATCTCAAGCAATAGCACTGACAACGGGCTGGCATTCTCAATGGCAGATTTGTTCTGATTTGACCCTTGTAAACCTTTTTGATGTACCAAATTTTCAAGTCAGAAAAAGATAGCTCACAtcgaatttcttttttaatccaTTTTAAGCAATTTCATTTTGCACACTGCACAACTGAATTCAAATACCATCCCTGATGTGAAATCTTTCTGGACATTGACCAGAATTCATGCAGACCTTAAAAATTAAGAATAATTCTTATTGATTTCTATGAAGGCCTGCATCATTTCAAAGGCATATAGGCACACAGTACAGTGGGCACCATCCAATgaattagggagattaaaattcAAATCAACAACAAGCAAGAAAATTAGTTGTGACACAGGGTTGTCCAAATAAGCTGGCTGCCGGCACATTTCACTGTCTTCTGTGATAAATGCACTGGCTTCTCTGAACACACATAGCTCAATTTTACAAGCATTAGGAAAACTAAAATTAGGAAGTCTCCCCTGTTATTTTCCCCATCTCTCATGCTACTTTAAATCTCTTTGACAAGCCTGTGACACTTCAGTGAAAAGtctgaacaacaacaacaatcccGTCTTCCATAATCCCCTTTCAGTGAGTTTATTCTTGGATTGCAACCATCTTGGTGgttaaaacaatagcaaaatgtcactcaagttttCCATAATAAAAGAGTCAAATCACTAAAAGACTTTTTCACTattgttctttccaccaacatggctgccgtgacaTCAGGAACAAGCCATCGATAATTGGAGCCTATTCGAGAATTCATTAAACCATGGCTAGTTTCAAATTGTCCCAGGAAAATAGAATTATGTCAAGATTCAGGTGCCTCAACTCCAACTATATTCTTTTGCTCTGGCACGATAAAAGAAACCCTAGTTAGTGATTTAATCAACCAGAATTATGagtctgtgaaaaaaaaaaagatctcaTTATTTCTTGCATATTATCACACGCCACTTGAGTTGTCAATCATCATCTGATTCTTCTCCTGGTTTTCTGATCAAATTTCGAACATTCAGGAAGTCAACTAACTTATTGACATCATTGCCAGAGGCCAAATCAACTATGTCTGTTGGTATTCTATTTACATGTGCTGGATTAGGTTGGACCCCTCCTGCACTTGTCACATATTTAAACACTCCGTGGAACTTTCcatcatcctcatcatcatcatcactgttGGCAACACCACAAGAAAATTGAGTAGTATCATTCAGTTCGTCCCACGTAAATAACAGAGGGTTAGTTTGACGACCAAATGGATTAAAATCAATGAGCAGAACTTTTTGTGATGAACATCTGTAAACATCAAATGTAAAAGTTGAGTCAGCAAATTTCTTCAGCAATTTTTTCTTATAAAATCCACTTATGTCCTCACAAATGTCTTGTTCATTTTGTGATATGAACTCATAGCAGCTTGCTACATCCCTTTGAGAGATTGCAATCAGCTGATCCTCTCTCACAAAACATCGAAATTCCATCCCTGGATTGATGTCCTTCCATTTACGAAGGACAAGCTCAAAGCCTTCAGTCATACATCCTTGGCCATCTTCGCAGTGCTCGAAAGTGTCAAACAAGATCTTAGAAATTTTATCAGAACTTTTCAATGAAAGATAGATATCATTTGGACTTTGGCACTTCAGAGTACCGTCAAATGAAATCCAGGCCGCGTCCAAGGGAGAACACCAGTTTAATTTTGGAAATACGAAGCCCTCTAAATCGGTGATAGATTCCTTGATTCCTGAATCGACTTCATTGAATTCGGGAGCATTTATGGTTTCTTGGCTGGGATCCTCTCCTAAAGCCAGCCACTCTTCAGAATCGCTCTCAATTTCGTCACAAGTGTTCGTCGCACGAACTGGATCACCAGGAAGAACGACATTATCAGCCTTAAGATAATCAACAAACTCCTTTGAAAGAGGAATTACTCGACTTCTTATGGTAATATTCTTGAATTTTGGATACCAAACTGAAAAATTACAATTCAACACGTGTTGCCGTTTCATTTTCGTTTGAACAGCAAAGCTTCGACGGAAATTCACTTTCGCTTATCTTAGACATCCGTCAAGAAGTTCAACAAAACGCCTTATTTCTCCAGTACTTTTTCCTTCATCTCACACATTGATGTGTGTAAGACACGCGGCCTTCAAGTCTTTCCCTTCCCGgctgattatcgacaaaatccGATTGAGTTCCGGAGCCACCTCGAAGTATGATTGACTGATTAATGAGTTCTGCGCAAACAACGCAGGAGTTTATGGGTAGGTTCATTGTCTTGATCCCGATGGCCCGTATAACAACAACATGGCGGCTACCATGAAGTGGAAGCGTGTGACGAATTCTTCAGGCCCTGTTCCGCGGCCAAGGCATGGACATCGTGCTGTGTCGATCAGAGAACTAATGGTTGTTTTTGGAGGTGGAAATGAGGGTATTGTCGACGAACTTCACGTCTACAACACAGGTACGCAGTTTGCTTACGACACGAAAACATGGCGGCCTCTATGTCGTTGACATTCGCGCCATATTTTTGCGTCGCCGTTTATGGTGTCTAGTGAAGACCCGAAAGTTGAAATTCACCTTCTGTTTCTTACGATAGCGTGTTTCGTGTTTTTAGCGACAAACCAATGGTTTGTTCCCGCAGTTCGCGGAGATGTCCCTCCTGGTTGTGCTGCCTACGGCTTCATCGCCGACGGAACCCGCTTAATAATATTCGGTGGAATGATCGAGTACGGACGTTACTCTAATGAGGTAtctgattttttgttttgttttgaaaagatttcgCGCACTGTTTTCCAGTCGTACTAAGTGCGTACtgatttatttctttgtttcgaTTTCGATCAAGTCTACGATTTTATATGCGTACGTTAAGTAGTAATTTTATTGAAGTCTTGCCTAGGAGATTTTCAGTGTGTTTGAAAATCATTGATTTCGCTCAAACAATAACGAATGATTATTGATCAGTtcttaaacattaaaaaatccGCGTctcaatccaaaaatttattgttGTCGTATAATTTCTCATCAAACGCGAATCAAAGTTAATTTTAGACGCTAGCTGCAGCGTGTAAATTTGCATGTATCCGGTATTTACACGCTATTAAATCAAGAAGTTACAAAGACACTTATTGAGTATCCAtgaatttcttcatttcattgAGTGTCAGATCGTTTCGCAGTACACAGATGTACTTTTCCAACATCACTTAGTGGTGGGATTTTTCGGTATGCATCCTTCCCGataatataaaattaattacgCTTTACTTTCGAATTGATTGTGAAATATTGAAATTTTatgttttcaagaaaacaaaccaATGTGAATTTAAGCGGAATGTTTGGACAGATTGGGTAGCAAGATAACGCAAGCAACATTGGGAAATCACTTATCGATATTGTCCTCTCTTAAAATAACCTTGGAAATATCTTGATCGTGTTAAGTTCAGTTACGGATAGTGGTCTGATAATATTATTTAACAGCGTTTTATGATAACACTGTTACACTTTCTGTTGATTTTAGGGCTTGCTTAAAAGCTAGTTGTGTCTAGTTCTTGGGTAAACCTAttaaccttgttttttttttttgttctaagAAAAGTATTATTCTCACAGTTTTATAGTGCAATTGTACATTCCAGATATCcaaggcagtttttttttaaattccatGAGATTAGTTTAGCAAAACTGTTGTAAAAAATCAATGAACAAATAAAGCGTTTTGAAGGACTAGATCTTTGAGAAAACACACATCTGTTTGTGTAAGAATAATGTTGCTTCTTTTTGCATTGAATAAGTTATGAGAAATGAATTTTGTTGGCTACTTACGGAGACATTTACAACTGTGACGATCTAGTTACACGTAAAATACTTATttctgcagttcaaatataaTGTTATGGCTTTCATATAATACTATTTTCTACACTATGGGTAATAGTTGTTCGGTTAGGTGGTTATATCtctttatttctgttttttcttttaatttcgaTGACTATAATTAAAAGTTTTTCTATTGTTACACGTGTGTCTTTGGTGTCAccacaacaataatattattgcataCACAAGAGGATTACGGTACGGCCTTTTGAAAACACAACAAGCTCCATCAAAATTTACCAAAAGGACAAAATCTTTGGCAGATGTTTCCACTTAGGAAGAccttagtttttctttttcaaaatcatgTTTATCCAAAGCTTGAGTGTTTTAATAGTTTTAGTACTCCAATCCTGTCTTGTTTTCATCTGAGGTAATCTGCCATTTATGTCAACTTGAGAAATGGGATCAGAGGGTCTCTTAGCAACCTATTTGGTTGACTTCTGTAGACACATCATGTTGAGTAGAAGAGAAGGAGCAATCAGTGTTAAATGAGTACAGAGAATtagatttttaaaaaaaaaacattttgctttcaGATGTATGAACTTCAAGCGAGCCGGTGGGAGTGGAAGAAGCTGAAAGCTAAGGCTCCAAAGCCCCCTGGGATATGTCCCTGTCCACGCCTCGGACATAGCTTCACTGCAGTGGGACACAAAGCTTATCTGTTTGCTGGTCTCGCAAATGATAGTGAAGACCCAAAGAATAACATCCCAAGGTATTGAATGTTTCCTTTCAAAATGTTGATGATTGCATTGTTTGGTAGTTCTAGAAGAGTAAGGATGGAATCTGTTGTCCTCCAAAGTGAGTTGAAATTGAAGGTGTAACAAAGTATGAATTACAgtaaaacaataataagaagaaaaagacGTAGAAAAAGGAGCTAACTATACATTGAATTAAAAGTAACAAAGAAAGACATGTCTGGCAGCCAAAGGAGCCAAGCTTTCTAGTTGGCTGCTACCACAGAGTGGTTACAAGGGGGTATAGGTTATGCAGTACTTATAAAAACTAGTTATGAAGCTCTGGTTAAATTAATTACATGTCTAACTGTCAAGTAGAAAGAGTTTGTATTCTTTTTTTAAACTGTTGAAGAAGAAACACTTAATTTTCATAGATATTGCTTACCAGGGTTGTAATGCCATTATGCCAAACCTTGCTAGGCCATAATTAGTTCTGGAAAATGGTCTGTACAGGTTTGATAAGTGGCATGCCTGGTATTACAATTATGGACAGCCAAAGCTGGTTGGACTAAATGATCAGTTCttcaataattgcaggggtgcctggagaaaagccttaagtgacttctgataaattaccaaattctccttccaaatttccttgaattcagttgtgaatgacgaggagaatttgacattgcatcaaaagtcccctaaggccttattccacacaccccatAATTTATTATGTTACGACAACTTAATCTTTAAAGACAAAGCAGCATTATTTAGGTACTTTATAGCTATGTGTCAATGAAGGCAacctaataaattattatttattttattgtcagATATCTGAATGACCTTTACGTGATTGATATACGGAACAGTAACAACTTACAATGGGAAATACCTTCAACTGTTGGCTCAACACCCTCCCCACGAGAATCACACACATGTGTGGCAACCTCGGACTCCGACAACAAAAGACCCCGGCTCATTGTGTATGGAGGAATGAGTGGATGCCGACTGGGGGATCTTTATCAGTTAGATATTGGTTTGTAAAAGTGTTGTCTTTGTCCACATATATTTATTTCGTGAAAATTAATTGTAAAATGACACAAATGCTCTACTTGTCAATCTGCCCGGGTTTGTTGCTGTGGTTAGGTTTGGTAGTTAGATATCTACATTAAGTTGCAAGACTCCAAGCAGATCATCTCTTGGCAacctaatgagcaaaaatgcaTGCTTTTTTATTACTTGACTGCTGCAGAATCTGTTTGTGAATACCATACACAATGTGAAAGGGGCCAAAGGAAAAAGCGGCTGACTACGCAGGGCCgagcccgaaaaaaaaaatttatcgcACGCAAAGACAATATAATATGATTTTTAAAGAGTTTctgtaaaatatatggaaatatTACAAGGACATTTACAAAGACAATTCTGTAAAGCTGTGGATAAAAGTGGTTGAAAGGTGCTGACATTGATAAAACTTTGGGGCACAAGAATCCTCCTTTAGATGCCTTACTGACTAAAACCACCTCATCTTTTAGTGCTGAGTTGGATGTAGCCCTCTCCTGTTCTAGCTAGTTTGTGTAAAATGCATACAGCAACAAAACAGTTACTGTTTCATTtgcacttaattttttttttggtgtaatTTTTGGACCAGAAGAAACTTTTCTTTTGAAGGTAAacaagtaaatctttctttaTGGCTTTAGAATCAATGACGTGGTCTAAGCCAGCTATTCACAATATGATTCCTCTTCCAAGAAGTCTTCATTCTGCTACCGTCATTGGAAAGAGGTTAGTTGCTATCTGGATTAAATCCAAACATAATGAGAAGGCATTCTGTAGCTTTTAAATTGGTTAGAAAACTAAACCCTTTGTGTGCGTTGCAGTCAGTCATCATTACATGAAAATGTCTTCTCTTACCTCTTCAGTGAGTTAAGTAGATGTGTGATTAATTATGGTGTGGAAATTTTtaaatatgtttttgttttgttcttgttgttgttgtttttagaatgTTTGTCTTTGGTGGCTGGGTGCCTCTTGTAATGGATGAAGTGAAAGGACGACAAGATGAAAAAGAGTGGAAATGCACAAATTCTCTGGCCTGTTTGAATTTAGGTTTGTTGTGTTGGAAGCTTAAATAccatgaagaaaaaaatcactTCTATTGTAACTACATGTAGAGTATGCTGGTACAGTGATTTACAGTTCATGTCATTACGAAATTGTTAGACTTGACATCCTTAAGCTGACAAAAAGtaattatattgttttgttttcagaaacAATGTCTTGGGAGAATGTTGTGATGGATCAGTATGATGACTCAATTCCAAGGGCAAGGGCAGGACACTGCAGTGTAGCTGTGAGTAAATAAGAAAGCATGTGGAGTTCCACGCATGCTCAAGTTTACCAAAACTCCTTGACAACAACTGGCCGCAGTTGCTCCTGGTTGTTTGCTtggttaaactttgtttaaactttgtttaacctcGTTTTTTCGCAAGATGAAGCATTTAATAGTGTCTTAAGGACAGTGGGTAAATACACTGTTTTCTTTGTCGACATTGTCCAACAAGGTAGATGTATGTAAAAAGTGTCTTTGTCGGAGAGCTGGATTGGCAAAGTCATGCGAACAATTATTGCCTTCCACCAACAtggcctgggtttgattccTGCATTGACGCCgtgtgtgggttgagtttgttgattcTCTACTATGCTCTGATAAATTTTTCTCAggctactccggttttcccctctcttgATAAAGtaatatttcttgatttcagTTGATTTTATTCATATTGTCCTCATTCAGCTAGAGACttcaataaagttattattgttattgtaagTAGTAGTGGTAGCAGTACGAGTAGTGtcgttgttgttgatgttgttgttgttattattattattattattaatattattattattattaatattattattacaattattacttTAAGTCTCCTGTCCATTTTGAGTAGAAGAATGGGAGGCCTTCATGTTTTGTTATGTTTCCATCAAACTGTAGTATTTAGcagagaaaacaacaaaaggaaTGGTTGATTGGTCCATTTGTTGTCATACTTTGATAACACTGAGGtacattgttgttgttagatCAACACTAGATTGTACATGTGGAGTGGCAGAGATGGCTACAGAAAAGCTTGGAACAACCAGGTAAAATACTCTTCTGCAAAAGATTGCCCTCTTTCCTGGCAgtaccttaaggacggtgcctactaattgaagatattttttccccggtgtgtgattatgcaggaaatgtagatcttaacaagtcctattgaaatccaaaaagaaaattgggggtaaccacgcatttttcaaagataattcatgaataatatctgtaaaatgctttaaaatgcaaagcaatgtatggcgttctttctcaaattgaagcttaattatctctcaaaaatgcatggttaccctcaattttctttttggatagcaagagcacttactaagatctacgttctccggatagttttaaaccgagCAGAAATattcctgtattagtaagcattggcgataggaaatccgagtatctggagatgcgcagaacgtatgcgcaataacaatagtaggcaccgtccttaaacccAACCATGTGCCTTcacctgagtcttccagccatCCATCACATTGAGTTCTGTTGGGAAATATGGAAAGGAAGACAACTGAACTaacaaaagcacaaaattaCCACATATTGCTCTCATGTGCAGTTTTCCAAATAGGAGGTGGGCAAGTATCAGGTCAAAACTTGACAAAGCTTTTTGACTTAGTTTAACTAAGAAAGTGTAGACATTCTTTGTTATTGGCCCCAAAAGCACTTTGCCCCAGAATCTTACGTTGAATACTGCCTTAACTGGAAAACCCGCGGCATAGCACTGTTTTGTTTACTATGGAAATCACATTTATCCACATTAAATGATGCAGCCTTGCTTTGTTTAAGGTCTGCTGCAAAGACTTGTGGTTTCTTGAAACAGGTGTGTACAGCAgtttacctttgtttttactttatttgtcattttttatacgtttgtttgtttttctttcaagctttttttctttacttactATTTTTGACCAGTTATTATATTTCTCATTTTCTGTAGAAAAACCTCCCGCTCCAAGTCGTGTGCAGCTAGTACGAGCAAGTACCGCAACCCTGGAGGTTTGCTGGGGGACAGTGCCAACTGGTATGTGTCATTGCTGACACTCTGTGTGTTTCTCACTTATCTCCAGAAACGCACGTCATtagatacacgaaaatttggtttatcaacggagttgataatgtaaattgaccaccgtacagagattgggaagctgacgtttcgagcgttagcccttcgctctgacgaagggctaacgctcgaaacgtcagcttcccaatctctgtacggtggtcaatttacattatcaactccgttgataaaccaaattttcgtgtatcactcccccaccgacgcagcaccacagtttctttagaaactaaccccctttagtCATTAGATACAGTCTCTCTTTTAATAAAGTGTCCACTTAAGTCTAAGCGTAAGCCATCTCGTTGTAACTTTggggttagcgtttgtgttcgGGTTAGCATTAGGGTTTGCTGTTTGTCTCCTTGAGGAGAAGAGTTGACCTTTACTCTCCGTATTTCTTGCCAGAAatgatggtgaagtttacgagAAAGGCGAGGAGACACTTTGTGTCGCTTATTGAAAGCGGCATCCGTCTCAttgagtgcatttctggacacaaCTCCTCAAAAGCTGTAGGCAATCACTGTCTTCTAGGCTTTATCTTACTACTAGTGTTTTGTATTCTATATTGATTTTGTTTGTTAATTTCGTTCTCAGCTGACGCTTACCTGCTGCAGTTGCAGAAATACGAACTTCCTACCACCTCTCCAGCCACCCAGTCGAAGCCATCTTTCTCGCCAAGTGCATCAGGAAGCTCTCTCATGATGAAGACTCCAAGCCCAGCGGCTACAACTCCACCCAAGGTAGCAGTGAAGGCATCACCAAGCAACACAGCCCCAGCTACACCAACAAGCCATTTGGGAAATACGCAGAAGGTTATGATGCCATCTCCGTCTCATCCTGCCAAGCCCAAGGTGCAACCAGGAACGGCAACCGTAAAACCAGTGAGTACTGTGCAAAGGCAGAGTTCTACTGCAAGTTCAGTGCATGTTGCAAGTAAGTCATCTGCGGTGCCAACCACAAGTGCTTCCACAGCACATGCATCAACAGCATCAGGTGTTAAGGCTGTTGTACAAGGTCAGGTAGTCAGTCAAGGCCAGGGATCCGCGGCGACACCGATAGCCAACCAGGGACTTGCTTTGTTGCGAACACCAGTGCAGCTCCCACCAGGTGTGCAAGCCACCATGATAACCAACGCACAAGGAATCCCAGTCATGCGACTTCAAGGGACTGGCATCCAAGGCACCGCGCCAGTAACCATCGTCACTTCGCAAGTAGGAGCAACACAGCTTCAGGGTGCAACTATTGTCCGCATGGCGTCACCCATTGGAACGGTCTCCAGTGGAGCCACCTCAGGGACCGTGCTACGGTTACCAGTGCAGAGTGCAGGTACGAATGTTCCGGGGACAGCAGTGCTTAAAATCCCAGTTACTTCTTCAGTCCAGATGCCAGGCACAGCCGGCTTGACACTGACAGCTGTGGCTGGGAGCAGTGGCCAGACTGTGATCCGACAACAGCTCCCAGTTACTCTCCCCGCCAACTTGCCCCCCGGAACGCAGCTTAAAATGGGACCGCAAGGTCAGCTGACAGCAGTAGGACCAGGTGGTATTCCTGTGCAGTTGACATTGCAAAACGTCAAAGGCCAACAAGTTGCCACTGGAATCCAATTGCAGCAAGCAGCTGCTTTGGGAACTCCAACGGTCGTTCAGCTGACTGGTGCGTCACCGGTCAAGGTTTGTACCTCACAGCTGTCACCACAAAAAGTTGTGCAAGGAACGCAAAGCTCCGTGGCGAGCAACAGACCGGCAGTAACTATGACAACCGTATCAGCTGCCAAAGTAGTGATGACCACAGCCTCTGTGACGCGACCATCCGCCGCTGTGGCAGGACAGACTGTGACTGTCACAAAGAAGACTGCGCCTATTGTTGTATCATCGGCCGCTGGTGTACTCCATCCTCAGAAAACGTCTCTAGTAACCTCAGTTGCACCCCGCTCTACTGCGGTCGTGAACTCTCCCTCTTCCGGCAAGCAGACCACTGCAGTAACCACGACAACTACACAGACCACGAAGCCAGCGGTGACAACCTCAGCGACGCCGTTGTTGGAAAGACCAACGACCACTGCGGCGTCAGTGCCAAAGACAACATCCACGGCGGACGCTCAGGTGAAAGTTCAAGCGTCGCAGCTGGTTACCACGTGTGTGACCCCTAAACTTACTACCACAGCAAGTAGTCTTACCACCACAGC
This genomic stretch from Acropora muricata isolate sample 2 chromosome 5, ASM3666990v1, whole genome shotgun sequence harbors:
- the LOC136918408 gene encoding host cell factor 2-like isoform X2, whose product is MAATMKWKRVTNSSGPVPRPRHGHRAVSIRELMVVFGGGNEGIVDELHVYNTATNQWFVPAVRGDVPPGCAAYGFIADGTRLIIFGGMIEYGRYSNEMYELQASRWEWKKLKAKAPKPPGICPCPRLGHSFTAVGHKAYLFAGLANDSEDPKNNIPRYLNDLYVIDIRNSNNLQWEIPSTVGSTPSPRESHTCVATSDSDNKRPRLIVYGGMSGCRLGDLYQLDIESMTWSKPAIHNMIPLPRSLHSATVIGKRMFVFGGWVPLVMDEVKGRQDEKEWKCTNSLACLNLETMSWENVVMDQYDDSIPRARAGHCSVAINTRLYMWSGRDGYRKAWNNQVCCKDLWFLETEKPPAPSRVQLVRASTATLEVCWGTVPTADAYLLQLQKYELPTTSPATQSKPSFSPSASGSSLMMKTPSPAATTPPKVAVKASPSNTAPATPTSHLGNTQKVMMPSPSHPAKPKVQPGTATVKPVSTVQRQSSTASSVHVASKSSAVPTTSASTAHASTASGVKAVVQGQVVSQGQGSAATPIANQGLALLRTPVQLPPGVQATMITNAQGIPVMRLQGTGIQGTAPVTIVTSQVGATQLQGATIVRMASPIGTVSSGATSGTVLRLPVQSAGTNVPGTAVLKIPVTSSVQMPGTAGLTLTAVAGSSGQTVIRQQLPVTLPANLPPGTQLKMGPQGQLTAVGPGGIPVQLTLQNVKGQQVATGIQLQQAAALGTPTVVQLTGASPVKVCTSQLSPQKVVQGTQSSVASNRPAVTMTTVSAAKVVMTTASVTRPSAAVAGQTVTVTKKTAPIVVSSAAGVLHPQKTSLVTSVAPRSTAVVNSPSSGKQTTAVTTTTTQTTKPAVTTSATPLLERPTTTAASVPKTTSTADAQVKVQASQLVTTCVTPKLTTTASSLTTTASTPVVKIASTDTTCVAKSTSQNVTKAATPASTPAKAVISVAVPTAAESTTPALAQMSRSAAPSLPNTASVRSVGVSGAPLVSSSATSASISTPVVTATSSVAVTSVPTTTATGISTAKISTSLTTADAASSSPVTCTAVTRTVNGGAGIKVERVATPSSASKAPKLTKTTYTRKIQLSNQWYDVGIVKGISMIVSHYYLSTENATSDESNLDVESGSEQSLKKQELLPGTAYKFRVAAINACGRGAFSDVSAFKTCLPGFPGAPSAIKISKNAEGAHLSWEAPSNAAGNVSEYSVYLAIRSQSTNQSEADKPVAGLTSTSSTPVQLAFVRVYCGAQATCTVSTATLQSAHIDFSTKPAIIFRIAAKNDKGYGPATQVRWLQDVRDLKDGQLAVKTATKRPVADRSADSSKRAKKEKKDDKVTKKEKEPDAGGESSSSKENKET